The following coding sequences are from one Brooklawnia cerclae window:
- a CDS encoding restriction endonuclease subunit S, whose translation MSGLPTAKLANVTTRIGSGVTPRGGSSVYQPTGRPFIRSQNVGWGDLRLDDLAYIDDATHDTFPATEVREGDVLLNITGASIGRSAVATAQLDGGNVNQHVCEIRVRGGLMNPHFVCAVLNSRIGQDQIDSFQAGGNRQGLNFQQVGSIEIPMPRIGEQDAIAEALTDADGLIYSLRELIAKKRAIKQGMMQELLTGRTRLPGFAGAWTPVIFGDIATPSKERSDPSVTSGRVVELEHISARTGRLIGDSDLASSVSLKTRFLKGDVLFGKLRAYLRKYWLADRDGYASTEIWALRPRTGVAISAFLRYVVEQDDFIEAASTAYGTHMPRSDWKVVSRYELELPTLDEQAAIGLALQSSDAEIAALERRLEATRDIKQSMMQELLTGRTRLVPTEASA comes from the coding sequence ATGTCTGGGCTTCCTACAGCGAAGCTTGCGAACGTGACTACGCGAATCGGCAGTGGAGTTACGCCTCGCGGTGGCTCAAGTGTCTATCAACCGACTGGCAGGCCATTCATTCGAAGCCAAAATGTCGGCTGGGGGGACTTGCGCCTAGATGACCTTGCCTACATCGACGATGCAACACACGACACCTTCCCGGCAACCGAGGTCCGTGAGGGGGACGTACTCCTGAACATCACTGGTGCATCCATCGGGCGCTCTGCAGTCGCCACGGCACAACTTGATGGAGGCAATGTGAACCAGCATGTGTGCGAGATTCGCGTTCGAGGCGGACTCATGAACCCGCACTTCGTGTGCGCAGTACTGAACTCACGCATTGGACAAGACCAGATCGACTCGTTCCAGGCAGGTGGCAATCGTCAGGGCCTGAACTTTCAGCAGGTTGGGTCGATTGAAATTCCTATGCCGAGAATTGGTGAGCAGGATGCAATTGCTGAGGCGCTGACCGACGCAGATGGTCTGATCTATTCACTTCGTGAACTGATCGCCAAGAAGCGCGCCATCAAGCAGGGCATGATGCAGGAGCTCCTGACTGGTCGCACGCGACTGCCCGGGTTTGCGGGTGCGTGGACGCCGGTCATCTTTGGTGACATTGCGACCCCGTCGAAGGAGCGTTCGGATCCAAGCGTGACGAGCGGGCGTGTGGTCGAACTTGAACACATATCGGCCCGAACAGGTCGTCTGATTGGTGATTCCGATCTCGCTTCGTCAGTATCGCTGAAGACCAGATTCCTGAAGGGCGACGTCCTCTTCGGAAAGCTTCGTGCGTACCTACGCAAATACTGGCTTGCCGACAGGGATGGGTATGCTTCCACGGAGATCTGGGCATTGCGACCACGGACCGGAGTCGCGATTAGCGCGTTCTTGAGGTACGTGGTGGAACAGGATGATTTTATTGAGGCGGCGAGTACTGCCTATGGCACGCACATGCCGCGTTCCGATTGGAAAGTCGTGTCTAGATACGAACTGGAGCTGCCAACTCTCGATGAGCAGGCGGCGATCGGATTGGCTTTACAGAGTTCTGACGCCGAGATCGCGGCCCTCGAGCGTCGCCTCGAAGCCACTCGCGACATCAAGCAGAGCATGATGCAGGAGCTCCTGACCGGTCGCACAAGGCTGGTTCCAACGGAGGCAAGCGCATGA
- a CDS encoding type I restriction-modification system subunit M has translation MVAGLNSAPRLASLSWDAVVEPCARWSHEGDPLTHEPAVDAPIRHSQSERGGIAMALKKSDLYSSLWAGADELRGGMDASQYKDYVLTLLFVKYVSDKAKADPDSLVDVPEGGSFDDLVSFRGKSDIGDQVNKAIRRLADANDLVGVINNADFDDPNKLGEGKALVDRLSKLIGIFQDLDFSSSRTEGDDLLGDAYEYLMRHFATESGKSKGQFYTPAEVSRVMAQLVGIQPRTPKSATVYDPTCGSGSLLLKVADAAPHGLTIYGQEKDNATWALAKMNMILHGNETADVRQGDTLVDPKFRDGDRLETFDFLVANPPFSVKSWTNGLENEFGRFDGYGRPPEKNGDYAFLLHMVKSLKSTGKGAVILPHGVLFRGNAEATIRKALIRKGYIKGIIGLPANLFYGTGIPACIIVLDKENAQARTGIFMIDASKGFVKDGNKNRLRPRDMHQIIDVFNKQTEVERYSRMVPVAEIADAKNDYNLNIPRYIDSSEPEDIQDLHAHLKGGIPDRDLDALQRYWDAFPSLRGTLFKPLRPGYSELAVDKSEIQATITGSPEYEAFASTTTGTVTHWWNVHHDELVDISSSTRPNALIALLGDTLLERFRPKPLIDEYGVYEQLMSYWNETMHDDVALVMSAGWDEAAKPRTAIENKERKLSETPDLIVGAGRSATKYKMDLIPPALIVDRYFADEKAKLEELNAAAEAAGQAVEEFIEENSGEEGLLADAMDDDKISKALAAARLRIAKREDPKSDEVKALVELIALYDAEANAKKAARDAQVKLDEVTLKQYGRLSTGEIHTLVIDDKWGARFVRGAQAELDALIRQLVDRLDVLGDRYAETVGDLDAEVERLSAKVAEHLAVMGVR, from the coding sequence GTGGTGGCGGGCCTCAATAGCGCTCCCCGGCTTGCATCGCTAAGTTGGGATGCGGTTGTAGAACCGTGTGCGCGTTGGAGCCATGAAGGAGATCCGCTTACCCATGAGCCAGCTGTCGATGCCCCCATTCGTCACTCTCAGAGTGAGCGCGGTGGCATAGCGATGGCTCTCAAGAAGTCAGATCTGTACAGTTCGCTCTGGGCCGGAGCGGACGAGCTTCGTGGCGGCATGGACGCCAGCCAGTACAAGGACTACGTTCTGACGCTGCTCTTCGTGAAGTACGTCTCTGACAAGGCCAAGGCCGACCCGGACAGCCTCGTCGATGTGCCGGAGGGCGGGTCGTTCGACGACCTCGTTTCGTTCCGGGGCAAGAGCGACATCGGTGACCAGGTTAACAAGGCTATCCGCAGGCTCGCCGACGCCAACGACCTCGTCGGCGTCATCAACAACGCCGACTTCGACGACCCGAACAAGCTTGGTGAAGGCAAGGCATTGGTCGACCGGCTGAGCAAGCTGATCGGCATCTTCCAGGACCTGGACTTCTCGAGTTCCAGAACCGAGGGCGACGACCTACTCGGTGACGCCTACGAGTACTTGATGCGGCACTTCGCGACGGAGTCGGGCAAGAGCAAAGGCCAGTTCTACACGCCAGCTGAGGTCTCGCGCGTGATGGCCCAGCTCGTCGGTATCCAGCCAAGGACGCCGAAGTCGGCAACTGTCTACGACCCGACCTGTGGGTCTGGTTCGTTGCTGCTCAAGGTCGCGGACGCTGCGCCGCACGGCCTGACGATCTATGGCCAGGAGAAGGACAACGCCACCTGGGCGCTGGCCAAGATGAACATGATCCTGCACGGCAACGAGACGGCCGACGTCCGTCAGGGTGACACGCTGGTCGACCCGAAGTTCCGGGACGGCGACCGCCTGGAGACCTTTGACTTCCTCGTCGCCAACCCGCCGTTCAGCGTCAAGAGCTGGACCAACGGTCTGGAGAACGAGTTCGGCCGCTTCGACGGCTACGGCCGCCCGCCGGAGAAGAACGGCGACTACGCGTTCCTGCTGCACATGGTCAAGAGCCTCAAGAGCACCGGCAAGGGTGCGGTGATCTTGCCGCACGGCGTGCTGTTCCGCGGCAACGCGGAGGCGACCATCCGCAAGGCCCTGATCCGCAAGGGCTACATCAAGGGGATCATCGGCCTGCCGGCGAACCTCTTCTACGGCACCGGGATTCCGGCCTGCATCATCGTGCTCGACAAGGAGAACGCCCAGGCCAGGACTGGCATCTTCATGATCGACGCCAGCAAGGGCTTTGTGAAGGACGGCAACAAGAACCGTCTGCGCCCGCGCGACATGCACCAGATCATCGACGTGTTCAACAAGCAGACCGAGGTCGAGCGCTACTCGCGCATGGTCCCGGTCGCTGAGATCGCCGACGCCAAGAACGACTACAACCTCAACATCCCGCGCTACATCGACAGCTCGGAGCCTGAGGACATCCAGGACCTGCACGCCCATCTCAAGGGCGGCATCCCGGACCGTGATCTCGATGCCCTGCAGCGCTACTGGGACGCCTTCCCGAGCCTGCGTGGCACGCTGTTCAAGCCGCTACGCCCTGGTTACTCGGAGCTTGCCGTCGACAAGAGCGAGATCCAGGCAACGATCACCGGCTCACCGGAGTACGAGGCCTTCGCGAGCACCACGACCGGCACGGTGACGCACTGGTGGAACGTCCACCACGACGAGCTGGTCGACATCTCTAGTAGCACCCGCCCGAATGCCCTGATCGCGCTGCTAGGCGACACCCTGCTTGAGCGCTTCCGTCCGAAGCCGCTCATCGACGAGTACGGCGTGTACGAGCAGCTCATGAGCTACTGGAACGAAACCATGCACGACGACGTCGCACTGGTGATGAGCGCGGGCTGGGACGAGGCGGCCAAGCCACGCACCGCGATCGAGAACAAGGAGCGCAAGCTCTCAGAAACACCTGACCTCATCGTCGGAGCTGGCCGAAGCGCTACCAAGTACAAGATGGACCTGATTCCACCGGCCCTGATCGTGGACCGCTACTTCGCCGACGAGAAAGCCAAGCTCGAGGAGCTCAACGCCGCGGCTGAAGCCGCCGGCCAGGCTGTCGAGGAGTTCATCGAGGAGAACTCGGGCGAGGAAGGCTTGCTCGCCGATGCCATGGACGACGACAAGATCAGCAAGGCTCTCGCCGCTGCTCGCCTGCGTATCGCCAAACGTGAGGACCCGAAGAGCGACGAGGTGAAGGCGCTGGTCGAGCTGATCGCGCTCTACGACGCTGAGGCCAACGCGAAGAAGGCGGCCAGGGACGCTCAGGTCAAGCTCGACGAAGTCACCCTCAAGCAGTACGGCAGGCTCTCGACAGGCGAGATCCACACGCTGGTCATCGACGACAAGTGGGGAGCCCGCTTCGTGCGCGGCGCCCAGGCCGAGCTGGACGCCCTAATCCGCCAACTGGTCGACCGACTCGACGTGCTCGGCGATCGCTACGCCGAGACCGTGGGCGACCTTGATGCCGAGGTTGAGCGGCTCAGCGCCAAGGTCGCGGAACACCTGGCTGTGATGGGGGTTAGGTGA